One genomic segment of Pseudomonas chlororaphis subsp. aurantiaca includes these proteins:
- a CDS encoding TIGR03571 family LLM class oxidoreductase, translating to MHPRFQRLLGRNNFSIGLELPLDNDWSSDGQRLRQIEGRPFGVPDLKQHATLARLADQAGFRALWVRDVPVYDPDFGDAAQVFETFSYLGYLAGITHNIMLGTAAVVLPLRQPWLTLKAANSIDELSDGRLLLGVASGDRPMEYPLFGVDYAQRGELFRDAVELLHSQGQDRLPEGAHLLPQRPEAAPLLVAGLGQQSPAWIGEHMDGWLAYPGTPEEHRRRVALWREVGGDKPYISFVHLDLAADPHAPMQHLRFGGRCGRLALIDELQALREAGVQHVGLHLRRSERPVAEAIEEIAEFVLPRFHHAN from the coding sequence ATGCACCCTCGTTTTCAACGCCTGCTTGGCAGGAACAACTTTTCCATCGGCCTGGAACTGCCCCTGGACAATGACTGGTCGAGCGATGGCCAGCGCCTGCGCCAGATCGAAGGTCGCCCTTTCGGCGTGCCGGACCTCAAACAACATGCAACCCTCGCCCGTCTGGCGGACCAGGCCGGCTTTCGTGCGCTGTGGGTACGTGATGTGCCGGTGTACGACCCGGATTTCGGCGATGCCGCTCAGGTCTTCGAAACCTTTTCCTACCTCGGCTACCTGGCCGGTATCACGCACAACATCATGCTCGGGACTGCCGCGGTGGTCCTGCCGCTGCGTCAGCCGTGGCTGACCCTCAAGGCGGCCAACAGCATCGACGAGTTGAGCGATGGTCGCTTGCTGCTGGGGGTCGCCAGTGGTGACCGGCCGATGGAGTATCCGCTGTTCGGCGTCGATTACGCCCAGCGTGGGGAGCTCTTCCGCGATGCGGTCGAGCTGCTGCACAGCCAGGGGCAGGATCGCTTGCCCGAGGGCGCGCATCTGCTGCCACAGCGCCCTGAAGCCGCACCGCTGCTGGTGGCCGGACTGGGCCAGCAATCGCCGGCCTGGATCGGTGAGCACATGGACGGCTGGCTGGCCTATCCGGGCACCCCGGAGGAGCACCGCCGACGCGTCGCACTCTGGCGGGAGGTCGGTGGCGACAAACCCTATATCAGCTTCGTCCACCTGGACCTCGCCGCCGATCCGCACGCCCCCATGCAGCACCTGCGCTTTGGCGGCCGCTGTGGGCGCCTGGCATTGATCGACGAGCTGCAGGCCCTGCGAGAAGCGGGCGTGCAGCATGTCGGCCTGCATCTGCGGCGCAGCGAACGTCCGGTGGCCGAGGCCATCGAGGAAATTGCCGAATTCGTACTGCCGAGGTTTCACCATGCCAACTGA
- a CDS encoding zinc-binding dehydrogenase, whose translation MPTEYNAWGWTAGAGLEGLQRIRKVLPQPGPKEVLIANTAIALNPADWKIIEWGHADWHTGRVPGIDGVGVVVAAGAAVALKVGTRVAYHQSLSRDGSFAEYCLLDADTALPVPESLDDAVAASLPCPGLTALQALDKVPVVGARDVLVVGAGGAVGSLLVQLAVQRGLRVWATASAKHHARLLAQGVVGVFDYQADTWQTELQSRLGERRLHALFDTVSGAHARSLAELLGYNGHLVCIQDRQETTPLPAFSTAISLHEVALNSIHAYGSRTDWQQLRQYAEQLMSQTVSGLLQPAPLIEFDFNQLPEKLRALKSGEQHGKCVARLTHNSLGR comes from the coding sequence ATGCCAACTGAATACAACGCCTGGGGCTGGACCGCAGGGGCCGGCCTGGAAGGCCTTCAACGGATCCGCAAGGTATTGCCGCAACCGGGGCCCAAGGAAGTGTTGATCGCCAATACCGCGATCGCCCTCAACCCGGCGGACTGGAAGATCATCGAGTGGGGGCATGCCGATTGGCATACCGGCCGGGTGCCTGGTATCGATGGCGTCGGTGTGGTGGTGGCCGCGGGAGCCGCGGTGGCGCTGAAGGTCGGTACGCGGGTGGCTTATCACCAGTCGCTGAGCCGTGATGGCAGCTTCGCCGAGTATTGCCTGCTCGATGCCGATACGGCGCTGCCGGTTCCTGAGTCACTGGATGACGCGGTTGCCGCCAGCCTGCCCTGCCCCGGCCTGACCGCCTTGCAGGCGCTGGATAAAGTCCCCGTTGTAGGTGCACGTGATGTGCTGGTGGTGGGGGCTGGCGGGGCAGTGGGTTCACTGCTGGTTCAGTTGGCGGTGCAACGTGGTTTGCGGGTGTGGGCGACGGCGTCCGCCAAGCATCATGCGCGGTTGCTGGCACAGGGCGTGGTCGGGGTCTTCGACTATCAGGCAGATACTTGGCAAACCGAGCTGCAATCACGGTTGGGGGAACGTCGCCTGCATGCGCTGTTCGATACCGTCAGCGGCGCTCACGCGCGCAGCCTGGCAGAGCTGCTGGGCTACAACGGGCACCTGGTGTGCATTCAGGATCGTCAGGAGACGACGCCATTGCCGGCGTTCAGCACCGCGATCTCACTCCACGAGGTGGCCCTCAACAGCATTCACGCTTACGGCAGCCGGACCGACTGGCAACAGCTACGCCAGTACGCCGAACAACTGATGAGCCAAACCGTGTCGGGCCTTCTGCAACCTGCACCGCTGATTGAGTTCGACTTCAACCAATTGCCGGAGAAACTGCGGGCATTGAAGAGTGGCGAGCAGCATGGCAAGTGTGTAGCCCGGCTAACGCACAACAGCCTGGGACGTTAA
- the rhtA gene encoding threonine/homoserine exporter RhtA, with protein MNDQPRSLTSTLFPAGLLLIAMASIQSGASLAKSMFPIVGAQGTTTLRLIFASIIMLLLLRPWRAKLTAKSLRTVIVYGMALGGMNFLFYMSLRSVPLGIAVALEFTGPLAVAIYASRKAIDFLWILLAIIGLLLLIPTSDTSAGIDLIGAGYALGAGVCWALYILFGQKAGADNGIQTAALGVMIAALFVAPIGIVHAGAALLTPSLIPIAIGVAILSTALPYSLEMVALTRMPARTFGTLMSIEPAFGALSGLLFLHEYLSLAQWLAIACIILASVGATLTMRSESKPLVAAD; from the coding sequence ATGAATGACCAGCCCCGCAGCCTAACCTCAACCCTGTTCCCGGCGGGACTGCTGCTTATTGCCATGGCGTCCATCCAGTCCGGCGCCTCACTGGCCAAAAGCATGTTCCCGATCGTGGGCGCACAGGGCACCACCACACTGCGCCTGATCTTCGCCAGCATCATCATGCTGCTGCTATTGCGCCCGTGGCGCGCGAAGCTCACCGCCAAGTCCCTGCGCACGGTCATTGTTTACGGGATGGCACTGGGTGGAATGAACTTCCTTTTCTATATGTCGCTACGCAGCGTTCCTCTGGGAATCGCCGTCGCCCTGGAATTCACCGGCCCGCTTGCCGTGGCCATTTATGCTTCGCGAAAAGCCATCGACTTTCTCTGGATCCTCCTGGCGATTATCGGCTTGCTGCTGTTGATCCCTACCAGCGACACCAGCGCCGGCATCGACCTGATCGGTGCAGGCTATGCCTTAGGGGCTGGTGTGTGCTGGGCGCTTTACATTCTGTTCGGGCAAAAAGCCGGAGCCGACAACGGCATCCAGACCGCAGCGCTGGGTGTAATGATCGCCGCCTTGTTCGTTGCACCTATCGGTATCGTGCACGCCGGAGCCGCCTTGCTGACCCCCAGCCTGATTCCCATCGCCATCGGTGTGGCCATTCTCTCCACTGCCCTTCCCTATAGCCTGGAGATGGTCGCCCTGACCCGAATGCCGGCGAGAACCTTCGGCACGCTGATGAGTATCGAACCAGCTTTCGGTGCCTTGTCTGGGCTGCTGTTCCTCCACGAATACCTGTCTCTCGCACAATGGCTGGCTATTGCCTGCATCATCCTGGCGTCAGTGGGTGCGACCCTGACCATGCGCAGCGAATCGAAACCTTTGGTAGCAGCGGATTGA
- a CDS encoding TetR/AcrR family transcriptional regulator: MRYSASHKQETRERLLQSSAVSAKKEGFSTVGVDGLMKAIGLSGGAFYSHFSSKDELFGSIVERELSQSLERLGADGEQSRMRLERCLKHYLSMAHVESPETGCALPTLGAEISRADEVVRQQAEDWICRLQQSWAHTLGSDSLAWSILSQCVGALVVARMLVSPDIQRQVLKSSHDEIVRQLPAQDMQ; the protein is encoded by the coding sequence ATGCGTTATTCAGCCAGTCACAAGCAGGAAACCAGGGAGCGGTTGCTGCAAAGCAGCGCCGTGTCAGCCAAAAAGGAAGGGTTTTCGACCGTGGGGGTCGATGGCCTGATGAAAGCGATCGGGCTGAGTGGCGGTGCGTTCTACAGCCACTTTTCGTCTAAGGATGAGCTGTTCGGTTCGATTGTCGAACGGGAACTGAGCCAGAGCCTTGAGCGCCTGGGTGCCGATGGCGAGCAAAGCCGGATGCGGCTTGAGCGCTGCCTCAAGCACTACTTGAGCATGGCGCATGTCGAGAGTCCGGAAACAGGCTGTGCGCTGCCGACCTTGGGCGCGGAAATTTCACGGGCGGACGAGGTGGTTCGACAGCAGGCGGAAGACTGGATTTGCCGTTTGCAGCAGAGTTGGGCGCACACCCTGGGCAGCGATAGCCTAGCCTGGTCGATCCTGTCGCAATGTGTGGGGGCGTTGGTGGTGGCGCGAATGCTGGTCAGTCCGGACATTCAGCGCCAGGTCCTGAAATCGAGCCATGACGAAATTGTTCGTCAGTTGCCAGCGCAGGATATGCAGTAG
- a CDS encoding SDR family oxidoreductase — MTTATENKKVVLVVGAGDATGGAIAKRFAREGLVACVTRRSADKLQPLVEAIQQSGGEAHGFACDARKEEEVIALIEQIEREIGPIEALVFNIGANVPCSILEETARKYFKIWEMACFSGFLNAREVAKRMVTRKRGTILFTGATAGLRGAASFAAFAGAKHGIRALAQSMARELGPLNIHVAHVVVDGAIDTDFIRNSFPEKYALKDEDGILNPEHIADNYWHLHSQPRDAWTFELDLRPWNERW, encoded by the coding sequence ATGACTACAGCTACAGAGAACAAGAAAGTCGTTTTGGTCGTCGGAGCCGGCGATGCCACAGGCGGTGCCATCGCCAAGCGTTTTGCCCGGGAAGGTCTTGTGGCCTGTGTCACCCGACGCAGCGCGGACAAGTTGCAGCCACTGGTGGAGGCCATCCAGCAATCGGGAGGCGAAGCCCACGGGTTCGCCTGCGACGCTCGAAAAGAGGAAGAAGTGATTGCCTTGATCGAACAGATCGAGCGCGAGATCGGCCCGATCGAGGCCCTGGTGTTCAATATCGGCGCCAACGTGCCGTGCAGCATCCTCGAGGAAACAGCGCGCAAGTACTTCAAGATCTGGGAGATGGCCTGCTTCTCGGGTTTCCTCAATGCGCGGGAAGTGGCCAAGCGCATGGTGACTCGCAAACGCGGGACCATCCTGTTCACCGGGGCCACCGCAGGTTTGCGTGGCGCTGCGAGCTTTGCCGCCTTTGCCGGAGCCAAGCATGGCATTCGCGCACTGGCGCAAAGCATGGCCCGGGAACTGGGACCGTTGAACATCCACGTTGCTCACGTGGTGGTCGATGGCGCCATCGACACTGACTTCATCCGCAACAGCTTCCCGGAAAAATATGCGCTCAAGGATGAAGACGGCATCCTCAACCCCGAGCACATCGCCGACAACTACTGGCATCTGCACAGCCAGCCCCGAGATGCCTGGACCTTCGAACTGGATCTGCGGCCCTGGAACGAACGCTGGTAG
- a CDS encoding 2-hydroxychromene-2-carboxylate isomerase translates to MSKTVEFFFDLGSPTSYLAYTQLPKICARTGSQLIYQPMLLGGVFKVTGNASPISIPAKGRYMLQDLARYARRYEVPLAFNPHFPINTLLLMRAVTGMQLRHPQRFIAFIDCLFRALWVEKRNLNDQATVAAVLSEGGFDPQEVLALANDEEVKNALKDKTEQALQRGVFGAPSMFVDNQLFFGQDRLDFVLEALS, encoded by the coding sequence ATGAGCAAAACCGTCGAGTTCTTTTTCGACCTGGGCAGCCCGACCTCGTACCTGGCCTACACCCAACTGCCGAAGATCTGTGCCCGGACGGGCAGCCAACTGATTTACCAACCCATGTTGCTCGGTGGCGTGTTCAAGGTCACTGGAAATGCCTCGCCAATCAGCATCCCCGCCAAGGGGCGCTACATGCTTCAGGACCTGGCGCGTTATGCCAGGCGTTATGAGGTGCCGCTGGCGTTCAACCCACACTTCCCAATCAACACCCTGCTGCTGATGCGCGCGGTGACCGGCATGCAGCTGCGACATCCACAGCGTTTTATTGCCTTTATCGACTGCCTGTTCCGCGCACTCTGGGTCGAGAAGCGCAACCTGAACGATCAGGCCACAGTGGCAGCGGTCCTCAGTGAAGGAGGATTCGATCCGCAGGAAGTGCTGGCCCTGGCCAACGATGAAGAAGTCAAGAACGCCCTCAAGGACAAGACCGAACAAGCCTTGCAGCGCGGCGTGTTTGGCGCGCCGAGCATGTTCGTCGATAACCAGCTGTTTTTCGGCCAGGATCGCCTGGACTTTGTCCTCGAAGCCTTGAGTTAA
- a CDS encoding aminopeptidase P family protein, translating to MSTQPLTNGVVPQRLARTRELMSREGIHALLVPSADPHLSEYLPGYWQGRQWLSGFHGSVGTLIVTADFAGVWADSRYWEQATKELKGSGIELVKLLPGQPGPLDWLAEQTPEGGVVAVDGAVMALASARTLGNKLQERGARLRTDIDLLNKVWSDRPSLPDQPIYQHLPPQATVSRVEKLGKLRETLKERGADWHFIATLDDIAWLFNLRGGDVSFNPVFVSFALISQQQATLFVALSKVDDALRAVLEQDGISLRDYSEVAAALSAIPNGASLLVDPARVTAGLLDNLGSVVKLLEGLNPTTLAKSQKSLADAEHIRHAMEQDGAALCEFFAWLESAWGRERITELTIDEHLTAARARRPGYVSLSFNTIAAFNANGAMPHYHATEEEHAVIEGDGLLLIDSGGQYLGGTTDITRMVPVGTPSVEQKRDCTRVLKGVIALSRAQFPRGILSPLLDAIARAPIWAEGVDYGHGTGHGVGYFLNVHEGPQVIAYQAAPAPQTAMQPGMITSIEPGTYRPGRWGVRIENLAMNREAGTTEFGEFLKFETLTLCPIDSRCLESSLLTQDEREWLNAYHAEVRRRLSPLLQGAALEWLNTRTATL from the coding sequence ATGAGTACGCAGCCCTTGACCAATGGAGTGGTCCCCCAGCGCCTGGCGCGCACCCGTGAGCTGATGAGCCGCGAGGGCATTCATGCCCTGCTGGTGCCGTCGGCCGACCCGCACCTGTCGGAGTACCTGCCCGGTTACTGGCAAGGCCGGCAATGGCTGTCGGGTTTTCACGGTTCAGTCGGCACCTTGATCGTGACGGCTGATTTCGCCGGGGTCTGGGCCGATAGCCGTTATTGGGAGCAGGCGACCAAGGAGCTCAAGGGCAGCGGCATCGAGTTGGTCAAACTGTTGCCGGGCCAGCCCGGTCCGCTGGACTGGCTGGCCGAGCAGACCCCGGAAGGGGGCGTGGTCGCAGTCGACGGCGCGGTGATGGCGCTGGCCTCGGCGCGTACCCTGGGCAACAAGTTGCAGGAACGTGGCGCTCGCCTGCGCACCGATATCGATCTGCTGAACAAAGTCTGGAGCGACCGCCCGAGCCTGCCGGATCAGCCGATCTATCAGCATTTGCCGCCCCAGGCCACGGTCAGCCGGGTCGAGAAGCTCGGCAAGTTGCGCGAAACCCTGAAAGAGCGAGGCGCGGATTGGCATTTCATCGCCACCCTCGATGACATCGCCTGGTTGTTCAACCTGCGCGGCGGTGACGTCTCGTTCAACCCGGTATTCGTCTCCTTCGCCCTGATCAGCCAGCAGCAGGCGACGCTGTTCGTGGCGCTGAGCAAAGTCGATGACGCCTTGCGTGCCGTGCTGGAGCAGGACGGCATCAGCCTGCGTGACTACAGCGAAGTGGCCGCGGCCCTCAGTGCGATCCCCAACGGCGCCAGCCTGCTGGTGGATCCGGCGCGGGTTACCGCCGGTTTACTGGACAACCTCGGGAGTGTCGTGAAGCTGCTGGAAGGCCTGAACCCGACGACGTTGGCCAAGTCCCAGAAAAGCCTGGCCGATGCCGAGCATATCCGTCACGCCATGGAGCAGGATGGCGCCGCGCTCTGCGAATTCTTCGCCTGGCTGGAGTCGGCCTGGGGCCGTGAGCGCATCACCGAACTGACCATCGATGAGCACCTGACTGCGGCCCGGGCTCGTCGTCCCGGTTACGTGTCCCTGAGTTTCAACACCATCGCCGCGTTCAACGCCAATGGCGCGATGCCGCATTACCACGCCACCGAAGAAGAGCACGCGGTGATCGAAGGCGATGGCCTGCTGCTGATCGATTCCGGCGGCCAATACCTGGGCGGCACCACGGACATCACCCGCATGGTCCCGGTCGGCACTCCGAGCGTGGAGCAGAAACGCGATTGCACGCGGGTGCTCAAGGGCGTGATCGCCTTGTCCCGGGCGCAGTTCCCGCGGGGCATCCTGTCGCCGCTGCTGGACGCCATCGCCCGCGCGCCGATCTGGGCCGAAGGCGTGGACTATGGGCACGGCACCGGCCATGGCGTGGGGTACTTCCTCAATGTCCACGAAGGTCCGCAGGTGATCGCCTATCAGGCGGCACCGGCCCCGCAAACCGCAATGCAACCAGGGATGATCACTTCGATCGAGCCGGGGACCTATCGTCCGGGCCGTTGGGGCGTGCGCATCGAAAACCTGGCGATGAACCGTGAGGCGGGCACCACCGAGTTCGGCGAGTTCCTCAAGTTCGAAACCCTGACCCTGTGCCCGATCGACAGTCGCTGCCTGGAGTCGTCGTTGCTGACCCAGGACGAGCGTGAGTGGCTCAACGCCTACCACGCTGAAGTGCGTCGGCGCCTGAGTCCGCTGCTGCAGGGCGCGGCGCTGGAATGGCTGAATACCCGTACAGCAACTCTCTGA
- a CDS encoding cysteine desulfurase family protein, which yields MNKRPLYFDYAATTPVDERVIQVMLECLGFNGNFGNPASSSHAFGQQARRSVELARQQVAQLVGAAPEQIVWTSGATESNNLALKGVAQARGVSGGHIITSQIEHKAILDTASQLQAAGVAVTYLVPDRDGLITPEAVSEALRDDTFLVSLMLVNNELGTVNDIPGIGRVVRERGALLHVDAAQGAGKVAIDLAQWPVDLMSFSAHKIYGPKGIGALYVGPRAQQRLQAQIHGGGHEGGLRSGTLATHQIAAMGAAFALAAEHFDEEAATIARLRERLLEQLADVPGLRLNGSPAQRIPHTLSLTFGEGEFNPAALSASIAFSATSACNSACNAPSHVLLALGLDARAAGRTIRLSLGRFTTEQDIDQAVQLIKASSASAPAFWAVAQP from the coding sequence ATGAATAAACGTCCTCTCTATTTCGACTACGCCGCCACCACGCCGGTGGATGAGCGAGTCATTCAGGTGATGCTGGAATGCCTGGGGTTCAACGGTAACTTCGGCAATCCGGCGTCCAGTTCCCACGCCTTCGGCCAACAGGCCCGGCGCAGCGTCGAGCTGGCGCGGCAGCAGGTCGCCCAACTGGTGGGCGCGGCGCCCGAGCAGATCGTCTGGACCTCCGGCGCCACCGAATCCAACAACCTGGCGCTCAAGGGCGTGGCTCAGGCCCGGGGCGTATCCGGCGGGCACATCATCACCAGCCAGATCGAACACAAGGCCATTCTCGATACCGCCAGCCAGCTGCAGGCTGCCGGCGTGGCAGTGACTTACCTGGTACCGGACCGCGACGGGCTGATCACCCCCGAGGCGGTCAGCGAAGCCCTGCGCGACGACACCTTCCTGGTGTCGCTGATGCTGGTCAACAACGAGCTGGGTACGGTCAATGACATTCCAGGCATTGGCCGCGTGGTCCGCGAGCGCGGTGCGCTGCTGCATGTCGATGCGGCCCAGGGCGCGGGCAAGGTGGCGATCGACCTGGCGCAGTGGCCGGTGGACCTGATGTCCTTTTCCGCCCACAAGATTTACGGCCCCAAGGGCATCGGTGCGCTGTACGTCGGCCCTCGCGCGCAGCAGCGCTTGCAGGCGCAGATCCACGGCGGCGGCCATGAAGGCGGCTTGCGCTCCGGGACGCTCGCGACCCATCAGATTGCCGCCATGGGCGCCGCCTTTGCCCTGGCCGCCGAACATTTTGATGAGGAAGCGGCGACCATCGCTCGGCTGCGCGAGCGCCTGCTCGAACAACTGGCCGACGTGCCGGGGCTGCGCCTGAACGGCAGCCCAGCCCAACGCATTCCTCATACCTTGAGCCTCACCTTCGGTGAAGGGGAGTTCAACCCGGCGGCCCTGAGTGCCTCCATCGCGTTTTCCGCGACCTCGGCCTGCAACTCGGCGTGTAATGCGCCGTCCCATGTGTTGCTGGCGCTGGGGCTCGACGCCCGGGCGGCGGGGCGGACCATCCGCCTGAGCCTGGGCCGCTTCACCACCGAGCAGGACATCGATCAAGCCGTCCAGCTGATCAAGGCTTCATCCGCCAGTGCACCGGCGTTCTGGGCGGTTGCCCAACCCTGA
- the msuE gene encoding FMN reductase: protein MSRPLKVVALSGGTWRPSRTLVLTQALLAELAGQLPIESKLIELGDIARPLGAALSRQELAAEVEAELQAIESADLLIVAAPVYRGSYPGLLKHLFDLIDFNALINTPVLLAATGGSERHALVLDHQLRPLFSFFQALTLPIGVYATEADFANYQITSEPLKVRIRLAAERAAPLFGVHPKNLLKIA from the coding sequence ATGTCGCGTCCATTAAAAGTCGTTGCCCTGTCCGGTGGAACCTGGCGCCCCTCGCGCACCCTGGTGCTGACCCAGGCGCTGCTCGCCGAACTGGCGGGGCAATTGCCGATCGAGAGCAAACTCATCGAACTGGGCGACATCGCCCGCCCATTGGGCGCGGCCCTGTCCCGCCAGGAACTGGCGGCGGAAGTCGAAGCCGAGTTGCAGGCCATCGAAAGCGCCGACCTGCTGATCGTCGCAGCGCCCGTGTATCGCGGCTCCTACCCGGGACTGCTCAAGCATCTGTTCGACCTGATCGACTTCAACGCCCTGATCAATACCCCCGTGCTGCTCGCCGCCACCGGTGGCAGCGAGCGTCATGCCCTGGTGCTGGATCACCAGTTGCGGCCGCTGTTCAGTTTCTTCCAGGCCCTGACCCTGCCGATTGGCGTCTATGCCACCGAGGCCGACTTCGCCAACTACCAGATAACCAGCGAGCCCTTGAAGGTCCGCATTCGCCTTGCGGCAGAACGCGCCGCGCCCCTATTCGGCGTGCATCCGAAAAATCTGCTGAAAATCGCTTAA
- the ssuD gene encoding FMNH2-dependent alkanesulfonate monooxygenase encodes MDVFWFLPTHGDGHYLGTTQGARPVTLNYLKQVAQAADSLGYHGVLIPTGRSCEDSWVIASALVPLTERLRYLVAIRPGIISPTVSARMAATLDRLSNGRLLINVVTGGDPDENRGDGSFLSHSERYEVTDEFLRIWRRVLQGEAVDFEGKHLHVQNAKALYPPVQKPYPPLYFGGSSDAAHDLAAEQVDVYLTWGEPPAAVAAKLADVRERAARHGRTVKFGIRLHVIVRETAEEAWKAADKLIEHISDETIAAAQQSFSRFDSEGQRRMAALHDGRRDNLEIAPNLWAGVGLVRGGAGTALVGNPEQVAARIKEYTDLGIESFIFSGYPHLEEAYRFAELVFPLLPEPYASLAGRGVTNLTGPFGEMIANDVLPAKVAGG; translated from the coding sequence ATGGACGTTTTCTGGTTTCTTCCGACTCACGGCGACGGCCATTACCTGGGCACCACCCAGGGCGCGCGTCCGGTCACCCTCAACTACCTCAAGCAAGTGGCCCAGGCCGCGGACAGCCTGGGTTATCACGGCGTACTGATCCCCACCGGCCGCTCGTGCGAAGACTCCTGGGTGATCGCCTCGGCGCTGGTGCCCCTGACCGAACGCCTGCGCTACCTGGTGGCGATCCGTCCGGGGATCATCTCGCCGACCGTCTCGGCGCGCATGGCCGCGACCCTCGACCGGCTATCCAACGGTCGCCTGCTGATCAATGTGGTGACCGGCGGCGACCCCGACGAGAACCGTGGCGACGGCAGTTTCCTCAGCCACAGCGAGCGTTATGAAGTCACCGACGAATTCCTGAGGATCTGGCGCCGCGTGCTGCAAGGCGAAGCCGTGGACTTCGAAGGCAAGCATCTGCATGTACAGAACGCCAAGGCCCTGTACCCGCCGGTGCAGAAGCCCTATCCGCCGCTGTATTTCGGCGGTTCCTCGGACGCCGCCCATGACCTCGCCGCCGAACAGGTGGATGTCTACCTGACCTGGGGCGAACCACCGGCCGCCGTCGCCGCGAAACTCGCCGATGTGCGTGAGCGGGCCGCCCGCCATGGCCGCACGGTGAAGTTCGGCATCCGCCTGCATGTGATCGTGCGCGAAACCGCGGAAGAGGCCTGGAAAGCCGCGGACAAGTTGATCGAACACATCAGCGACGAGACCATCGCCGCCGCGCAGCAATCCTTCTCGCGTTTCGACTCCGAGGGCCAGCGGCGCATGGCCGCCCTGCATGACGGGCGGCGCGACAACCTGGAAATCGCCCCCAACCTCTGGGCCGGCGTCGGCCTGGTGCGTGGCGGCGCCGGCACCGCGCTGGTGGGCAACCCCGAGCAGGTCGCGGCGCGGATCAAGGAATACACGGATCTGGGGATCGAGAGCTTCATTTTCTCCGGCTACCCGCACCTGGAAGAAGCCTATCGCTTTGCCGAACTGGTGTTCCCGCTGCTGCCGGAACCCTATGCCAGCTTGGCCGGACGTGGCGTGACCAACCTCACCGGGCCGTTCGGCGAAATGATCGCCAATGACGTGTTGCCGGCGAAGGTAGCTGGAGGCTGA
- a CDS encoding acyl-CoA dehydrogenase family protein gives MTAKPQSALLSPLQTARQLAAEFALTAVERDERGGTPKAQRDALRQSGLLALSIPTQYGGLGAIWSETLNIVREFAKVDSSIAHVFGFHHLMLATVRLFARPEQWQPWFEQTARKNWFWGNALNPLDTRTVVKNLGGWREFSGKKSFCSGASDSEMLIASAVDESNGGKLLIAAIPSGRSGITLHNDWNNMGQRQTDSGSASFERVRVEESELLLDPGPLSTPFACLRPLIAQLTFTHMFLGIAEGAFEEARQYTLTETRPWHKSSAQEAYQDPYVLGHYGDFWVALEGMRLLVERAAELLDKAWAKGPNLSAEERGHLATAIATAKVATTRQGLELCSRLFEVTGARSTHASLRLDRHWRNLRTQTLHDPVDYKLHELGDWALNQSLPTPTFYS, from the coding sequence GTGACTGCCAAGCCGCAAAGCGCCCTGTTGTCCCCCTTGCAGACCGCCCGCCAGCTGGCGGCCGAGTTTGCCCTGACCGCCGTCGAACGCGACGAACGCGGCGGAACCCCGAAAGCCCAGCGCGACGCCCTGCGCCAGAGCGGCCTGCTGGCCCTGAGCATTCCCACCCAGTACGGCGGCCTGGGCGCCATCTGGAGCGAGACCCTGAACATCGTCCGCGAGTTCGCCAAGGTCGACAGCTCCATCGCCCACGTCTTCGGCTTCCATCACCTGATGCTGGCCACCGTGCGCCTGTTCGCCCGCCCGGAACAATGGCAACCCTGGTTCGAACAGACCGCGCGCAAGAACTGGTTCTGGGGCAACGCCCTCAACCCGCTGGACACCCGTACCGTGGTGAAGAACCTTGGCGGCTGGCGCGAGTTCTCCGGCAAGAAGAGCTTCTGTTCCGGCGCCAGCGATTCGGAAATGCTCATCGCCTCGGCGGTCGACGAAAGCAACGGCGGCAAGCTGCTGATCGCCGCCATCCCCAGCGGCCGCAGCGGCATCACCCTGCACAACGACTGGAACAACATGGGCCAGCGCCAGACCGACAGCGGCAGCGCCAGCTTCGAGCGGGTGCGGGTCGAGGAATCGGAGCTGCTGCTGGACCCGGGGCCCTTGAGCACGCCCTTTGCCTGTCTGCGCCCACTGATCGCCCAGCTGACCTTCACCCATATGTTCCTCGGCATCGCCGAAGGCGCCTTTGAAGAAGCCCGCCAGTACACCCTCACCGAAACCCGGCCCTGGCATAAGTCCAGCGCCCAAGAGGCCTATCAGGACCCTTACGTGCTGGGCCATTACGGCGATTTCTGGGTGGCCCTGGAAGGCATGCGCCTGTTGGTGGAGCGCGCCGCGGAGCTGCTGGACAAGGCCTGGGCCAAGGGCCCAAACCTGAGCGCCGAAGAACGCGGCCACCTGGCCACGGCCATCGCCACCGCCAAGGTCGCCACCACGCGCCAGGGCCTGGAACTGTGCAGCCGCCTGTTCGAGGTCACCGGCGCCCGCTCCACCCACGCTTCCCTGCGCCTGGACCGGCATTGGCGCAACCTGCGCACGCAAACCCTGCACGACCCGGTGGATTACAAACTCCATGAGTTGGGTGACTGGGCCCTGAACCAGTCCCTGCCGACCCCGACTTTCTATTCCTAG